The genomic region CACGGCGGACCTGTTCCTCGATGAGGCGAAAGTCTCGCCGAAGCTGCGCAAGCATCTCGGCAACACGGTCACCGTCCGGCCACTGTCGGACATCGACGAAGGGCTGGGGGAACTGTCCGGCAAGACGGTCAGCCTCGATCCGGACCTTGCCTCGGCCTGGTTCTTCGACACGGTGGAAGCCGCCGGCGGCAAGATCGTGCGCCAGCGCGATCCGGTCGCCCTGCCACGCGCCTGCAAGAATGAAGCGGAGATCAAGGGCACGACCGCCGCGCATATCCGTGACGGCGTGGCCGTCACGCGTTTCCTTCACTGGCTCGACACCGAAGCGCAGAGCGGCAAGGTGACGGAAATCGAAGCGGCCATCCGCCTCGAAAACTTCCGCGATGAGTATGACTCGCTGAAGGACCTGTCTTTCCCGTCGATTTCCGGCGCGGTGGAGCATGGCGCGCTGCCGCACTACCGCGTGTCAGAAGGCTCCGACCGGACACTGGAACTCGGCTCGCTCTACCTGATCGATTCAGGCGGTCAGTATCCGGACGGCACGACGGACGTCACCCGCACCGTGCCGATCGGTGAGCCGACGGCAGACATGATCCGCCACTACACGCTGGTGCTGAAGGGGCATATCTCGCTGGCCATGGTCCGCTTCCCGGAAGGCACGACCGGCACGCATCTCGATACGCTGGCGCGTCATGCATTGTGGCAGGCCGGGCTCGACTACCAGCACGGCACGGGCCATGGCGTCGGCGTTTATCTCGGCGTGCATGAAGGCCCGCACCGGATCGCCAAGGCATGGAATGCCGTGCCGCTCATGCCGGGCATGATCGTCTCGAACGAGCCCGGTTATTACCGCGAAGGGCAGTACGGCATCCGCATCGAGAACCTGCAATATGTCACGCCCGCCGCGCCCATCGAGGGCGGCGAGATCGAGATGCTTGGCTTCGAGAACCTCACCTTCGCCCCGCTCGCGCGCGATCTGATCGACGTAAAGCTGCTGACGAAGGAAGAACGCAAATACGTCAACGACTATCACAAGCAGGTCTGGAAATCGCTGAACCGCAAGCTGCCGGACGATGTGAAAGCCTGGCTGAAAGAGGCCACCAAGCGGATCTGATAAAGCGATGCTCTCTCCCGGTTTTCGGGGGAGGGCGGCGCATCAGAACTCCCGCCGCCGCCCGGTCCATTCTATGAACTGGCCAGTGCGGGCGAGCGTCAGCGTGTCCGCGACATTGATGATGCCACGGGCCACGTCGGCCGGCTTGAGGTTGGCGGACGGTCCGCCCATGTCGGTTTGTACCCAGCCGGGATCGATCAGGCAGACCGTGATACCTTCCGGCGCGAGGTCTGTCGCAAGGCCCTGCATCACCTTGTTCACGGCTGCCTTCGAGGCGCGATAGGCGATCCGGTCGGATTTCGCATAGCCCATCCATGACATCTGGCTGGAAACGGTCAGGATACGGCCGTTTTCCGATTTCCGGATATGGGGCAGGAAAGTCTGCGCCACGGCGAGCGGTGCGAGCGTGTTGATTTCCAGCGTCCGGGCGAAGCCGTCGAAATCCATGTTCAGCGTCGACTGGTCAGCATCTGCCGGACCGATCGTGCCGGCATTGTTGATCAGGATGTCGATGGGCGCTTCCAGGGATGCGGCCGCCGTGGACATGGCGGTGCGGTCCGTCACGTCAAAGACGAGCGGTGTGAAGCCCGAGCCAAGTTCCGCGGCGGCCTGCTGGGCCTGCGCCGCAGTCCGCACGCTGCCATAGACGCGCCAGCCCTTGTCCAGGGCCTCCTGCGCGAGGTGAAAGCCGATGCCGCGATTTGCGCCGGTGATGAGGATCGTGGTCATGTCAGTTCAGTCCGAGTTGCTTCAGGGCATCCCAGACGCCTTCGGCGCGGGGACGGATGTCATCTCCGATATGGGCATGGGTGGGGATGTAGAACAGGCCGAGGTCCAGACCTTTCAGCGCGATTTCCGCGCAGCGGTCTGGCATGATGACGCCCATCTCCGGCGGCAGGTCTTTCGGGTCCGGCACATTGCGGGCGATCAGCGGCGTATAGACGCCGCCCGGCATCAGCACATGCACATCCATCAGTTCCCCGCGCAGTTCCTCGTTCAGCCATTCAGCCATGATCAGCACGCCATGCTTGCTGGCGCCATAGGCGCCCATCCGGCCGCGCTTCACCGCCTGCGGCATACTGAGGGAATTTTCCGAACCGGTGATCATTAACCGCCCGCGGACGCCGGACTTCGCGAGTGCCTCGCCATAAGCCTGCGCGATGCGGAAGGGGGCGAACATGTTCACGGCGAAGAGGCGCATCGTGTCCGGGCCGAAATCCTCCTCCATCATCTTCTTGCGCCGTCCGAAGCCGGCATTGGCGCAGATCAGGTCCAGCCGGCCTTTCCAGCCGAAGGCTTCCTTCACAAGCGCGGCGGGCGCATCAGCCGCCGACAGGTCGCAACCGGTGGCGAGGCCCGGGCGGGGCAGTTGCGCGGCAACTTCCTTTGCGAGGTCTGCCTGGATATCTGCCACCACGACGTCCGCCCCGCGTTCGCTCAGCTGCTTTGCCAGCGCCGCGCCGATGCCGGATGCCCCGCCGGTGACCAGCGCCACCTTGCCTGTGTAATCAATCATGCTTGCGGCCTCCCTGAATTTCGCCTTTTTTGACAGGCTATACTGAAAGCTTGCCCGGGCAGAGGGCTCTCACAAAATCTGCTCCGGAATCCCTCCGTGCAGATTCCATTTGTTCTGTTTTTGTTCTCATGATAGGAACGTACTCCGTAGAGTTGGGAGTGTGTCCATGATCCTTGCTTTGTCCATTCGTGATTTCGTGCTGATCGACCGTCTCGATATCGAGCCGGGATCAGGCTTTACCGCGCTGACCGGGGAAACCGGGGCGGGGAAGTCCATCATTCTCGATGCGCTGGCGTTGACTTTGGGGGCGCCGGCCGACCGGGCCCTCATCCGCTCCGGCGCGGAGCAGGCGAGTGTTGCGGCGGAGTTTGCCGCCGTGCCGGGCCATCCGGTCTGGGAGGTGCTGTCAGATCACGGCTTCGAGGCGAGCGCCGACGAGACGCTGACCCTGAAGCGCGTTGTGCGCGCCAGCGGCCCGGCCCGGGCCTTCATCAATGACCAGCCCGTCAGTGCCGCCCTGCTGGAAGAGGCAGGTGAGACGCTGGTGGAGATTCATGGCCAGCATGCTGCCTCGGCGCTGATGCGGCCTTCGTCCCATCGCAAGCTGCTCGACTTGTTCGCGGGCAATGAAACGCTGCTGGAGGCCTGCGCTGCGGCCCATGCGGCACGGGTGGAGGCGCGCGAGACGCGGGAGCGGCTGGAGGCCGAGACTGAGGAAGCCTTGCGTACGCGGGAATGGCTGGCGGGCGCCGTCGAGGAACTCGACACGCTCGCCCCGCAGGCCGGGGAGGCGGGCAGCCTGACCGAGACCCGCACGCGGCTGATGCAGTCCGAACGTGTCACCGAAGCCATCGCGGAAGCCGAAGAAGCCTTCGCAGATGCCGAAATCGAGGCGGCGCTTTCGAAAGCCTCCCGCGCGGCCGAGCGCATTTGCCGCCTGCCGGGTTTTGACGGCGCCGACCACCCGCTGGCGCATGCCGCCCGTTCGGCGGCCGAAGCGCTGGAACGTGCGCTGATCGAGACCGGGGAAGCCGAAGCCGCGATTGCAGCACTGGAAAGCCTGGTCGAACATGACACGAGCGCGCTCGAATCTGCCGAAGCGCGGCTCTTCGCGCTGCGCGCCGTCGCCCGCAAGCACATGGTCGATCCGGATATGTTGCCGGACGTGCTGGAGAATCTCAGTGAGCGCCTGAACCTGGTCGAGGCGGGTGAGGGTGCCCTTATCCGCGCGCGGAAAGCCGAAAGCGCCGCCAATGCCGCCTGGCATGCGGCGGCGGACAAGCTGACCGTTGCGCGCAAGGCCGCAGCCGTGCAGCTCGAAAAGGCCATCGTGAAGGAGCTCGCGCCCCTGAAACTTGGCCGCGCTGTGATCCGTGTTGCCGTCACCCCGCTCGGTGAGGACGGCGGCGCGCATGGCGCCGACCGGGTGGAGTTCGATGCCGAGACCAATCCCGGCGCGGGCTTCGGTCCGCTTCGCAAGATTGCCTCGGGCGGGGAACTCGCGCGGGTCTCGTTGGCGCTCAAATGCGCCCTCGCGGAGGCCGGCAGTGCGGGCACGCTGATCTTCGACGAGGCCGATCAGGGCGTCGGCGGCGCGGTAGCCGCAGCGATCGGCGAACGGCTGATCCGGCTCGGCCGGGCGCGGCAGGTCTTTGCCATCACGCACAGCCCGCAAGTTGCAGCGGCAGCACGGTCGCAATGGCTTGTGGAAAAGGGCAGGGGCAAGTCTGGTGGCACACGCCTGCGCGGGCTAGATGAGTCGGACAGGCAGGAAGAGATTGCCCGCATGCTGTCCGGCGCCGAAATCACCGAAGAGGCGCGGGCGGCAGCCGGGAGGCTGTTGGAGGATGTATGAGCGAGGCGACCCCGGTCGACGACCTGACACGCGAAGAGGCTGCGGTCGAACTTGAACGCCTGGCTGGCCTGATCGCCGAGGCGGACGCGGCCTATTATCAGGAAGACGCGCCGCTGATGACGGATGCGGAATACGATGCGGCCCGCCTGCGCAACGCGGCCATCGAAGCCCGCTTTCCGGACCTGAAGCGCGAAGACAGCCCGTCTGACCGCGTCGGTGCGGCCGCACATGATGGCTTCGCCAAGGCGGCCCATGCCGCGCCCATGCTGTCGCTCGACAATGCGTTCTCGGATGAGGATGTCAGCGACTTCGTCGACCGGATCCGGCGCTTCCTGGGCCTCGGCGCCGAAGAGGAAGTCGCGATCACGGCGGAGCCGAAGATCGACGGGCTTTCCCTCAGCCTCACCTATGAGAAGGGCAAGCTGAAACGCGCGGCGACGCGCGGCAACGGCGAGGTCGGCGAGGACGTCACCGCCAATGCCCGCACGCTGGACGACATCCCCGAAAAACTGTCCGGCAAGGGTTGGCCCGACACGATCGAAATCCGCGGCGAAGTCTATATGACCAAGGCAGACTTTGCAGCGCTGAACAAGCGGGAAGACGAAGCCGGCCGGAAGGTGTTTGCCAATCCGCGCAACGCCGCCGCCGGGAGCCTGCGGCAGCTGGATGTCGCAATCACGAAGTCCCGCCCGCTACGCTTCTTCGCCTATGCCTGGGCTGCTGAAAGTGCGCCTTTCGCGACGACCCAGCATGAGGCTGTTCAGCTGTTCGCCGACTGGGGCTTTTCGACCAATCCGATGATGATCCGTGGCGGGACGGTGGAGGATCTTCTCGCCACCTATCGCGATATTGAAGCGAAGCGGGCGGACTTACCCTACGATATCGACGGGGTCGTCTACAAAGTAGACCGACTCGACTGGCAGCAGCGCCTGGGCTTTGTTTCCCGCGCCCCCCGCTGGGCCATTGCGCACAAATTCCCGGCGGAGAAGGCAACGACCGAATTGCTGGGCATCGACATTCAAGTTGGCCGGACAGGGTCTCTGACGCCGGTGGCGCGCCTGCAGCCCGTGACGGTTGGCGGCGTTGTGGTCTCCAATGCCACGCTTCACAATGAGGATGAGATCGCGCGCCTCGGCGTGAAGCCGGGCGATACGGTCGAGATCCAGCGCGCAGGCGATGTGATCCCGCAGGTCCTCCGTGTGGTGAAGGATGGCGGGGGTGATCCCTGGCAGATGCCGCATCAGTGCCCGATCTGCGGCTCTGACGCTGTGCGCGAAATCGATGCCAAGGGCGAGGAGGATGTGCGCCGGCGCTGTACGGGCGGCCTCGTCTGCCCGGCGCAGGCGGTTGAGCGGTTGAAGCATTTCGTGTCCCGCAAGGCACTGGATATCGATGGTCTCGGCGCGAAGCAGATCCAGCTGTTTCATGAGAAGGGCGTGTTGAAAGGCCCGCAGGATATCTTCCGGCTCGCGGCGGCCATCGAAGCTGCCGGGCTGCCGCCGCTGGAGGAGTGGGAGGGCTTCGGCAAGGTCTCGGCGAAGAAGCTGTTCGATGCCATTGATGCGCGCCGCAACGTGCCGTTTGCGCGCTTCCTCAACGGGCTCGGCATCCGCCATGTCGGCCAGACGACATCGCAGCTGTTCGCGCGCACATTCCTCAAATGGGATGCGTTCTGGGCGAATGTGGTTTCCGCCGCCGAAGAAGGGGAGGGCAGCGACGCCTGGGAGACGCTGTCCGGCATCGACGGCATTGGTGCCACGGCCGTCAACGCACTCTGCGATTTCGAGCGCGAGGCGCACAATCGCGACATGCTGGCTGCCTTGCTCTCGGAACTGACGATCGAGGATGAGGCAAAAGCCGCCTCCGACAGCCCGGTCGCAGGCAAGACCATCGTCTTCACCGGAACGCTGGAGCGGATGACGCGGGATGAGGCCAAGGCCCGGGCCGGGGCACTGGGCGCCAAGGTTTCAGGCTCGGTCTCCGCGAAAACGGATCTCGTGGTGGCCGGGCCGGGCGCCGGGTCCAAGCTCAAAAAGGCAGCGGAGCTCGGTGTCCAGACGATGACCGAGGATGAATGGTTCGACCTGATCGGCGGGGCGTGAGGCCGCGCCGGCCGGCTATTTTCCGCCGGGGATGATTCTCTGTAGCAGGGTGCGTTTCGGCGCCGACGTATCCAGCAGGATGCCTTCGTTCGTCATCAGGCCATAGGCCATCTTGTACCAGTCCGAATTCGGATAGTTGTAGCCCAGCGTCGCGGCGGCTTCGGTGGCCTGCGGGCGCATGCCGAGCGAGAGATATGCCTCAACCAGGCGATAGAGCGCTTCCTCCGAGTGAGAGGTCGTGCCGTAATCCTTCACCACCGTGCGGAACCGGTTGATCGACGCCAGCGTCTGGTTGGAGCGCAGGTACCAGCGGCCGACTTCCATTTCCTTGCCGGCGAGCTGGTCGTTGACCATATCCAGCTTCAGCTGGGCATCGCGGGCATACTCGCTGTCCGGGAAGCGGCGCAGCACGTCCTGCAGCGAGACCTTGGTCTGCTCGGTCATGCCCTGGTCACGGCCGACATCGACGATCTGCTCGAACTGGCTGATGGCGATCAGGTAATAGGCATAGGCCGCCTCACTGCCGCCGGGGTGCAGCGAGATGTAACGCTGCGATGCGGAGATGGCCTCGTCATAGTCCCGGCGCCGGTAGTGGGAATAGGCGGTCATCACCATCGCCTTGCGGGCCCACTCGGAATAGGGGTGCTGGCGCTCGACCTCGTTGAACAGCAGGATCGCGGTGTCGTAGTCGCGGCTGTCCATTTCGGCGGCGGCCTGATTGTAGAGCTGCTCGACCGGGCGTTCGACATAAGCGAGTTCGCGCTGGCGCTTTTCCCGGTTCTGGCAGGCTGTAAGGCTGACAGCCACGGCAATCAGGGCGAGGGCGAGGGGCTTGGCAGGCTTCATGGGCTCCGGCGCGCTTTCTGCAATTCTTGTCGCCCTTTGATTAGCGCGAACCCAGCCGGAATTCCAAGGAACTTTCACATGCCGGAAACCTTAAACGGGCCCGGATGGCAAAGTCTGGCAGGCTTTTTGGGGGTGTGCGCGGGGAACCGCTTAAAGTGCGGCGCCGGCCCGGACGGTGCGGGTGACGAGATCGGTGTCCGCGTCACTTTCCCAGCACCAGGCTTCCGGGGTTTCCAGCAGCTTGCGCACCAGCTTGTTGTTCAGGGCGTGGCCGGGCTGCACTGCGTCGTATGCCCCGGCGATCGGCGCACCGGCCAGCATCAGGTCACCCACTGCGTCCAGCATCTTGTGGCGCACGAATTCGTCTTCGATGCGCAGGCCTTCCGGGTTCATGATGGCTTCGTCGTCATCGATCACGACGGCATTGTCGAGCGAGCCGCCGCGGGCGAGGCCCATGGAGCGCAGCATTTCGACGTCACGGGCGAAGCCGTAGGTGCGGGCAAAGGCAAGGTCGCGGGCAAACATGCCGGGCGCGAGGCGCAGGGCCATCTGCTGCACGCCGATGACATTGTTGTCGTATTCGATGCGGGCGCGCAGCGTGAGGTGCTTGTCGTCGGAAGGCGACAGGGTGGCGCGTTTCGGCCCTTCGACCACTTCGATGGTTTCGAGAATGCGGATGCGACGGCGCGGCGCGGTCTGCTGTTTCAGGCCAGCCTGCAGCAGAAGTTCACAGTAAACGGCCGAGGAGCCGTCCATGATCGGCACTTCCGGGCCGTCGATCTCGATCAGGAGATTGTCGATGCCGAGTCCGCAGACGGCGGCCATCAGGTGCTCGACGACGGCGACGGTGACGCCGTTTTCATTGGCGATCGTGGTGCCCAGCTGGGTGTCGGAGACGTTCGCGGCATGGGCCAGGATTTCAGCTTTCGGCAGGCCGAGGTCGGTGCGGCGGAACAGGATGCCTGTGCCGACCGGGGCCGGTTTCAGGACCAGGCGGGCCTTCTCGCCGCTATGGACGCCGACGCCGGCGCACATGGCGGGCCGTTCGATGGTCTGCTGCATTTCCATGCTGAATCTACTCACAACTGCCCCATGACATCTGAGATCTTTGTGGGGGCAGGGGGCTGAAGGGGCAAAACACGGCTTGTTTCGTCGTGTTACAAAACGGGCCGCATCATCGGATACGGCCCTGTTTATATTGGTTTTCTGTTGTAACGCGTTAACGCGGCCTGACTGTTTTTTCACCTCTTCGCGGAAGGGGTGCGGCGGGCGCCTCAGTGATTGGCCGACCGGCGCAGGAAGGCGGGAATCTCAAGGTCTGCATCGTCGAACGGGGCAGGCTCCGGATGGTCGTCCGGCGAGGAAACGATCGGTGCCGGCTCTGCGGCATCGTCGTTTTCGCCCTGCGGCGTGTTGCGGCGCCATCCGAACAGGTTGGCGAAGCCGGATCCGCCCTGGTCGGCTTTCGGCTTGTCGGCGACCGGTGCTTCGCGGCGGGCGGAGAATACGGAATCGGCTGACACTTCTTCGTCTCCTTCTGAGGCTTCGTAGTGATCGTCTTCCAGCGAAGCGGTCTCGGCTTCGGCGGCAGTCGGGCGATGCGTAATGATGGTCGGGCGGTCTTCGTCGTGAGTAGGGGCTTCCTCTGCCACGTCCTCGACAGCCACTTCGACGGTCTCTTCGGTTGCTTCGGTTTCAGCTTCCAGTTCGGGCTCCGGTGCCGGCGGTTCCTCGACCGGGGCGGCGATCGGCTGGCGGACCGTGGCCTGCGGATTGGCAGGCTCGGCAGGCTTGGCCGCAAAGGCGGCTTCCACGCCCGCAGCGATCACGGAGACGCGCAGGCGGCCTTCCAGCTCGGTGTCGAAGGCCGAGCCGAGGATGATGTTCGCTTCCGGATCGACTTCGCGGCGGATCTCGTTGGCGGCCTCGTCCAGCTCGAACAGGGTCATGTCATAGCCGCCGGTGATGTTGATCAGCACGCCCTTGGCGCCCTTCATCGAAACATCGTCCAGCAGGGGATTGTCGATGGCCTGGCGCGCCGCTTCCAGCGCGCGGTTCTCGCCGGTGGCTTCGCCCATGCCCATCATCGCCGTGCCCATGCCGTGCATGATGGCGCTGACATCAG from uncultured Hyphomonas sp. harbors:
- a CDS encoding aminopeptidase P family protein → MRQTFDIKGGPQDGRAHLPLLREELGNMGLDGFYVPHDDEYQNEYLPDANERLAWVSGFTGSFGSAFVFTDKAVIFADGRYTIQAADQTAPELWDREAIPEPGAFGWLAKQKLSGKTVGYDPRLMSPNDVTLLQAAAKKSGATLVAVEENPIDKAWTDRPPQPMAEVAPYHVKYAGVAHDEKRADIGKALEEDGIDAAVLTSPSSLAWAFNIRGGDVMCTPLPLGRAILHKDGTADLFLDEAKVSPKLRKHLGNTVTVRPLSDIDEGLGELSGKTVSLDPDLASAWFFDTVEAAGGKIVRQRDPVALPRACKNEAEIKGTTAAHIRDGVAVTRFLHWLDTEAQSGKVTEIEAAIRLENFRDEYDSLKDLSFPSISGAVEHGALPHYRVSEGSDRTLELGSLYLIDSGGQYPDGTTDVTRTVPIGEPTADMIRHYTLVLKGHISLAMVRFPEGTTGTHLDTLARHALWQAGLDYQHGTGHGVGVYLGVHEGPHRIAKAWNAVPLMPGMIVSNEPGYYREGQYGIRIENLQYVTPAAPIEGGEIEMLGFENLTFAPLARDLIDVKLLTKEERKYVNDYHKQVWKSLNRKLPDDVKAWLKEATKRI
- a CDS encoding SDR family NAD(P)-dependent oxidoreductase → MTTILITGANRGIGFHLAQEALDKGWRVYGSVRTAAQAQQAAAELGSGFTPLVFDVTDRTAMSTAAASLEAPIDILINNAGTIGPADADQSTLNMDFDGFARTLEINTLAPLAVAQTFLPHIRKSENGRILTVSSQMSWMGYAKSDRIAYRASKAAVNKVMQGLATDLAPEGITVCLIDPGWVQTDMGGPSANLKPADVARGIINVADTLTLARTGQFIEWTGRRREF
- a CDS encoding SDR family oxidoreductase, with the translated sequence MIDYTGKVALVTGGASGIGAALAKQLSERGADVVVADIQADLAKEVAAQLPRPGLATGCDLSAADAPAALVKEAFGWKGRLDLICANAGFGRRKKMMEEDFGPDTMRLFAVNMFAPFRIAQAYGEALAKSGVRGRLMITGSENSLSMPQAVKRGRMGAYGASKHGVLIMAEWLNEELRGELMDVHVLMPGGVYTPLIARNVPDPKDLPPEMGVIMPDRCAEIALKGLDLGLFYIPTHAHIGDDIRPRAEGVWDALKQLGLN
- a CDS encoding DNA repair protein RecN, producing MILALSIRDFVLIDRLDIEPGSGFTALTGETGAGKSIILDALALTLGAPADRALIRSGAEQASVAAEFAAVPGHPVWEVLSDHGFEASADETLTLKRVVRASGPARAFINDQPVSAALLEEAGETLVEIHGQHAASALMRPSSHRKLLDLFAGNETLLEACAAAHAARVEARETRERLEAETEEALRTREWLAGAVEELDTLAPQAGEAGSLTETRTRLMQSERVTEAIAEAEEAFADAEIEAALSKASRAAERICRLPGFDGADHPLAHAARSAAEALERALIETGEAEAAIAALESLVEHDTSALESAEARLFALRAVARKHMVDPDMLPDVLENLSERLNLVEAGEGALIRARKAESAANAAWHAAADKLTVARKAAAVQLEKAIVKELAPLKLGRAVIRVAVTPLGEDGGAHGADRVEFDAETNPGAGFGPLRKIASGGELARVSLALKCALAEAGSAGTLIFDEADQGVGGAVAAAIGERLIRLGRARQVFAITHSPQVAAAARSQWLVEKGRGKSGGTRLRGLDESDRQEEIARMLSGAEITEEARAAAGRLLEDV
- the ligA gene encoding NAD-dependent DNA ligase LigA, producing the protein MSEATPVDDLTREEAAVELERLAGLIAEADAAYYQEDAPLMTDAEYDAARLRNAAIEARFPDLKREDSPSDRVGAAAHDGFAKAAHAAPMLSLDNAFSDEDVSDFVDRIRRFLGLGAEEEVAITAEPKIDGLSLSLTYEKGKLKRAATRGNGEVGEDVTANARTLDDIPEKLSGKGWPDTIEIRGEVYMTKADFAALNKREDEAGRKVFANPRNAAAGSLRQLDVAITKSRPLRFFAYAWAAESAPFATTQHEAVQLFADWGFSTNPMMIRGGTVEDLLATYRDIEAKRADLPYDIDGVVYKVDRLDWQQRLGFVSRAPRWAIAHKFPAEKATTELLGIDIQVGRTGSLTPVARLQPVTVGGVVVSNATLHNEDEIARLGVKPGDTVEIQRAGDVIPQVLRVVKDGGGDPWQMPHQCPICGSDAVREIDAKGEEDVRRRCTGGLVCPAQAVERLKHFVSRKALDIDGLGAKQIQLFHEKGVLKGPQDIFRLAAAIEAAGLPPLEEWEGFGKVSAKKLFDAIDARRNVPFARFLNGLGIRHVGQTTSQLFARTFLKWDAFWANVVSAAEEGEGSDAWETLSGIDGIGATAVNALCDFEREAHNRDMLAALLSELTIEDEAKAASDSPVAGKTIVFTGTLERMTRDEAKARAGALGAKVSGSVSAKTDLVVAGPGAGSKLKKAAELGVQTMTEDEWFDLIGGA
- a CDS encoding outer membrane protein assembly factor BamD, whose product is MKPAKPLALALIAVAVSLTACQNREKRQRELAYVERPVEQLYNQAAAEMDSRDYDTAILLFNEVERQHPYSEWARKAMVMTAYSHYRRRDYDEAISASQRYISLHPGGSEAAYAYYLIAISQFEQIVDVGRDQGMTEQTKVSLQDVLRRFPDSEYARDAQLKLDMVNDQLAGKEMEVGRWYLRSNQTLASINRFRTVVKDYGTTSHSEEALYRLVEAYLSLGMRPQATEAAATLGYNYPNSDWYKMAYGLMTNEGILLDTSAPKRTLLQRIIPGGK
- the lpxC gene encoding UDP-3-O-acyl-N-acetylglucosamine deacetylase is translated as MSRFSMEMQQTIERPAMCAGVGVHSGEKARLVLKPAPVGTGILFRRTDLGLPKAEILAHAANVSDTQLGTTIANENGVTVAVVEHLMAAVCGLGIDNLLIEIDGPEVPIMDGSSAVYCELLLQAGLKQQTAPRRRIRILETIEVVEGPKRATLSPSDDKHLTLRARIEYDNNVIGVQQMALRLAPGMFARDLAFARTYGFARDVEMLRSMGLARGGSLDNAVVIDDDEAIMNPEGLRIEDEFVRHKMLDAVGDLMLAGAPIAGAYDAVQPGHALNNKLVRKLLETPEAWCWESDADTDLVTRTVRAGAAL
- the ftsZ gene encoding cell division protein FtsZ, with the translated sequence MNYELKPRILVFGVGGAGGNAVDNMIEANLQGVEFIAANTDAQALSRSKAETRIQLGPVTTSGLGAGARPEIGEKAAEESIDEIKGYLEGSHMVFIAAGMGGGTGTGAAPVIARAAREMEILTVAVVTKPFGFEGNRRMHVAESGLDLIRGHVDTMIVVPNQNLFRIANDRTTFAEAFRMADDVLYSGVRGITDLMVMPGLINLDFADVSAIMHGMGTAMMGMGEATGENRALEAARQAIDNPLLDDVSMKGAKGVLINITGGYDMTLFELDEAANEIRREVDPEANIILGSAFDTELEGRLRVSVIAAGVEAAFAAKPAEPANPQATVRQPIAAPVEEPPAPEPELEAETEATEETVEVAVEDVAEEAPTHDEDRPTIITHRPTAAEAETASLEDDHYEASEGDEEVSADSVFSARREAPVADKPKADQGGSGFANLFGWRRNTPQGENDDAAEPAPIVSSPDDHPEPAPFDDADLEIPAFLRRSANH